From the genome of Myxococcota bacterium:
CGCACGATCGACACGTGGACGTCCGCGTCCCGGTCGGCCTCCTGCAGCGCCGTCAACAAGGCGCCGCGCAGGGCGTTGTGGATGGCGTTCCGCTTCTCGGGGCGGTTCAGCGTGATCTGCCGCACGCCTTCGCGGACGTCTTCGACGAGCAAGTACGATTCGCTCACGGCGCCTCCATCGGAGTTCTCGCTGCGCAATCTAGCGAACGGGCGTGTCGTGTATGCTGACCGCCCGCAGCGTCGAGGTGGCCCTCGGCTGGCGGACGATCCAAGGAGGCGGTGTGGGCTGTCGCGGCGTGGTGTTCCTGGGCGACGGGTCCTACGAGGTGCGGGAGTTTCCGATCCCGACTCCGCTGCCGGGAGGCGCGGTCTTGCAGGTCGAAGCCGTCGGTCTCTGCGCGAGCGACGTCTCCCAGCTGCGCGGCGTGCCCCACGTCCCGGGCGAGGTGTGCCCGGTCGTCCCGGGACACGAGATCGTCGGCCGCGTCCACGCCCTCGCACCCGACGCGGATCTCGGCGTGTCGGTGGGGCAACGGGTCGGCGTCGATCTGCTCGTGCTGAACTCGCCGGCGCGTCCCGGTCTCAACCTCTACGGGTACACGATTCCGCCCGATTTCGAGCATGGGCTGTGGGGCGGCTACGGCGAGTACATGGGGATCCTGCCCGGTACCCAGCTCGTTCCCCTGACCGACGACGTGCCCGCCGCCGAGCTCTCGCTCATCGAGCCGCTCTCGTCGATCGTCGCGTGGTCCGAGGCCGTCGGGCTCTCGCGCCACGATCGGCTGGTCGTGCAGGGGCCGGGGCACATGGGGCTCATCGCGGTCGCCTACGCGGCTTGCATGCTCGACGTGAAGCAGATCGTGGTCACAGGAACCGCACGCGACGGGCTGCGTCTCGAGGCGGCGCGCGCGCTCGGGGCGCACGAGACACTCGTGGTGGAAGAAGAGGCGAACCTCGTCGGTCGCATTCAAGAGTTGACCGGAGGGGGCCCGAGCGTGGTCATGGAACTGTCGGCGATGGCGACTCAGCCCGTTTCGGACGCGATCGAGATGGCCCGCATGGGCGGGCGCATCCTGCTCGGGGGCATGAAGGACCAGCGCCCGGTCGAGATCATCAGCGACCACATCATCATGAAGTCGCTGCGGGTGATCGGCGGGTCGGGCGGCACCCCCGCGACCTTCGCGAAGGCCGGAGACGTGCTGAACTCGGGTCGCTTCCCGACCGCGACGCTGGTGGGCGAGACCTTCACGCTCGACGAGATCGACGAGGCGATGGCGCTCCTCGAGCGCACGCTGCCCGACCGCGACGCGGTGCGCGTGGGCCTGGTGCACCGCGCGACCGGCGGCTAGAGCCCCCCGATCGCGGCGAAGATCGCCTCGGGTTCGGCGCGTTCCCGGTAGGTGGTGGACTGGTAGGTCCACTGCACCTGGCCCGACCGGTCCACGAGTATGGCGGTCGGGTAGGCGATGTCGGCGCCGTCCTGGCGCGCGCCCTGATGGCGGATGCCGAGCGCGTCGAGCAGGGTGCCGTCGGTGTCGGCGAGGAAGGTGAACTCGACGTCGAGGTGGTCGCGCAGGCGTCGCGACACCTTCGGGGGGTCGACGCTCACCGCGTAGAGTTCGACGCCCTGGTCGTGGATCCGTTCGTAGTACTGCTCGAGCTGGACCAGCTCGACCCGACAGAAGGGTCACCAATCGCCGCGGTAGAAGATGTAGAGCTCGGGCGGGCGCGTTTCGCCCTCGGTGCGCGCGTGGCGGATCTCGTCCTGGTCGAGCAGCGAGTACGCCGGGAACGGATCGCCCACCGCGACCTGGAGTGTCGAGGGCGGCAGCTGGGAGAGCTGCAGGATGTAGACCGAG
Proteins encoded in this window:
- a CDS encoding zinc-binding dehydrogenase, yielding MLTARSVEVALGWRTIQGGGVGCRGVVFLGDGSYEVREFPIPTPLPGGAVLQVEAVGLCASDVSQLRGVPHVPGEVCPVVPGHEIVGRVHALAPDADLGVSVGQRVGVDLLVLNSPARPGLNLYGYTIPPDFEHGLWGGYGEYMGILPGTQLVPLTDDVPAAELSLIEPLSSIVAWSEAVGLSRHDRLVVQGPGHMGLIAVAYAACMLDVKQIVVTGTARDGLRLEAARALGAHETLVVEEEANLVGRIQELTGGGPSVVMELSAMATQPVSDAIEMARMGGRILLGGMKDQRPVEIISDHIIMKSLRVIGGSGGTPATFAKAGDVLNSGRFPTATLVGETFTLDEIDEAMALLERTLPDRDAVRVGLVHRATGG